One region of Pseudomonas glycinae genomic DNA includes:
- a CDS encoding metallothionein has translation MADRKCDCPGCRCTIKEGEHSYVAHGKHYCCEACAHHHKSGEECSGKGCQCAHPK, from the coding sequence ATGGCAGATAGAAAATGCGATTGTCCGGGATGTCGTTGCACGATCAAGGAGGGTGAGCATTCTTATGTGGCGCACGGTAAGCATTATTGCTGTGAGGCTTGTGCGCATCATCACAAAAGTGGTGAGGAGTGTTCGGGCAAGGGGTGTCAGTGTGCGCATCCCAAGTAA